Within Nakaseomyces glabratus chromosome G, complete sequence, the genomic segment AGAATACATACGTTTTACTGATGTCCTTTTCGAGCTATTTGACATTCTTGATTTACTTTGTGCTTTTGCCAATGCTGGAATTGTTCgaatatcatcatctccATCCACACATTCTAACGGTGTGCTGCTGACTTTTACAAAATCATTATTGTCCACTAGATCTACGTCACTCGTCTTGGTATATAACTCAGGTACATCCCTAGAACTTAGACTTCTTAGTTCTCTTTCCTTAGCGCCAACATATTTGGCCACGTTATCGATAACATCCTGTAATCCGTAACCCGTCTTTGAAGAACACTTCACAAAACCTAATAAATTTTCATCTATTACAAGGCCATCTACCAATGACTCAGGTAAAGGCATGCCGTCAACTTCTTGAGACTGattcaatatattatttgaacTGTTATCATCATTTAGGTCACACTTTGTAGCTACTAATAGTATCGGTACTGTACTTGAATTATCTGACTTTCTTATGTATTTTTTAAGTTCTGGTATCCACT encodes:
- a CDS encoding Rho family protein (CAGL0G05764g~Has domain(s) with predicted GTP binding, GTPase activity and role in intracellular protein transport, nucleocytoplasmic transport, protein transport, signal transduction, small GTPase mediated signal transduction) — encoded protein: MKSLKCVLVGDSEVGKTAFLMSYTTGSFSPEYVPTVFDEYLTTIQDKETGYTFHTTFWDTSGDKQHDHLRPLTYPQTDVFLACFPYNDIRSFRNVKDKWIPELKKYIRKSDNSSTVPILLVATKCDLNDDNSSNNILNQSQEVDGMPLPESLVDGLVIDENLLGFVKCSSKTGYGLQDVIDNVAKYVGAKERELRSLSSRDVPELYTKTSDVDLVDNNDFVKVSSTPLECVDGDDDIRTIPALAKAQSKSRMSNSSKRTSVKRMYSRPQSEKSLKSKKWQDKRGCICVIL